One region of Bacteroidota bacterium genomic DNA includes:
- a CDS encoding gliding motility-associated C-terminal domain-containing protein: protein MKQLFHMPAKRKSGTGKFSISSFVLLILFFVSTSQKTFATHSSGADLTYTWVSGNTYTVTVSFYRDCAGVAAPGTVTLNAKSISCSKNQNFTLNLVPGTGQEITFPCRTVVTKCTDINSPYAGYQQYVYKNNVTLPQQCTDWVLSFYVCCRNCAITTLNNPCSDNMYVEATLNNLAFQSNSSPQFTNIPVAFVCVNQSFTYNHGVYDPNGDSLVYSFITPKKYDAGTNTIGTVTFNPGYSASSPLTSSPAVSLNGVTGDINMNATATGEIGVTAILVREYRNGVLIGSVIRDMQFLTKMCNPNLLPVASGINGTNIFATVGCPGNTLSFTVNSTDPNPADTILMYWNDVIPGATFTTNGALNPTGTFTWTPTQADARSQPYSFIVIVRDNACPTNGSQTFSYSIMVPVIDVNVSSPGYNGYNLHCNGGSDGAITAVATGGTLPYTYAWNPTGQTTQTATGLGVGTYTVTVSDASGCTKTNSTTLTAPPTIVTSTVASSTDVSCFGGADGTATASGSGGLTPYSYSWSPGGQTTLTATGLNANTYIVTITDRNSCTSSDTIQITEPTVLNASISGFTNVTCNGNANGTISTSVSGGTSPYTHSWSNGATTANITALAPGTYTDTVRDSKGCQQLISQVITQPGAAVGIPASSVSTTNVLCNGGFSGTANIVPSGGTAPYTISWSNGDAGLSADSLFAGTYTVTVVDANLCTFDTTVNITEPQVLSSSFINFSTTPGGTNIACNGDATGTVKVTVLGGTSPYSYSWSNGSTVDSIALVTAGTYIVTVTDNNGCTLSDTTTLTEPTLLQDSLIVHDVICKGEASGWIKTVAYGGSSPYSYSWNPLSQTTDSIGGLFAGFYDVTITDVNGCSILDTVTVTEPDTLVPLITAIQFFGDVNVRCFGDSSGTVWAQVTGGTSPYTYLWSTSSANDSVFNQPAGDLELLVRDVNGCSILGNTTLVQPTPFNYAPVIQQPRCFGDSSGYVILNASGSVGPYTYAWSSGATTDSCGHLTSGTVYAIVTDVNSCTDSVGFVLPNPDSLTTPAVTTDFQGYSVACNGGSNGYIVLHVSGGDGNYTYSWSNTATTDSIFGLNAGTYTVTILDGNGCRKDTSVTLSEPPVLDDTLLATSFNGGVNISCFGYNDGTAYSTVTGGVPPYQYLWSNGDVADSAVGLTAGTYYLTVTDSNGCQHTDSIAFTQPIPVNLSATLSTFNGYNVPCNGDSLACVTLAVGGGNAPYTYVWDIQDTATGSQLCNLPADTINVRIFDANGCTLDTTFILTEPLPLGPNATLSGFNGFNISCNGSADGFINLSVSGGVTPIDYLWSNTETTQNITGLVANTYSVNITDANGCIDSASFTLTEPPAITNTVSSTPTTCGQSNGTATVTMTGGLTPYSYSWSPGGQTTATATGLAPNTYYITITDSVNCTHLDSVVVSALPVIAASIASQSDNLCFGSAIGNATLSLSGGTSPFTYVWSNGDTGITADSLPAGLISVTITDSNNCTGSASTTITEPAQIVPTVTGTDALCSGVNDGSASVSVAGGTSPFSYSWSNGDSGSLSDSLGAGYAVVTITDNNSCTVLDSVNILQPSSIVSSITTTSPVSCNSGDNGSAIVAAPSGGTSPYTYLWSNGDATPTADSLTAGPVTVVITDANGCTLSLNGSITQPVAIAINATSTNVTCYGDADGAANAAVSGGTSPYSYAWSPSGGTAVSASGLAPGTYTVTVTDGNNCTSTSSVVITQPNQILAQAGSDQAGCDPVFALDAQLSGSVTGTWSHLTGNATFSSISSPNATVTNLSDGANILLWTITDGTCYGYDTVQITISPAADCDLDLPSAFSPNGDQFSEYYEIHGINKYPENTFIVFNRWGNEVYRKENYKNNDWNGQNKDGDPLPEGTYFVVLSIKNSDIRKNTYVDLRR, encoded by the coding sequence ACACTTCCCCAACAATGTACTGATTGGGTGCTGAGTTTTTATGTGTGTTGCCGGAATTGCGCGATTACTACTTTGAACAATCCTTGCAGCGACAATATGTATGTTGAAGCAACATTGAACAACCTTGCTTTTCAATCGAACAGCTCACCTCAGTTCACGAATATTCCTGTAGCCTTTGTTTGCGTAAATCAAAGCTTCACTTATAATCACGGTGTGTATGATCCGAATGGTGACTCACTTGTTTATTCTTTTATCACACCAAAGAAATACGATGCAGGTACAAATACAATTGGTACTGTAACTTTCAATCCGGGTTATTCAGCCTCGTCTCCATTGACTTCCAGTCCTGCTGTTAGCCTCAATGGTGTAACAGGAGACATTAATATGAATGCGACTGCAACAGGTGAAATTGGTGTAACGGCAATCCTTGTCAGGGAATATAGAAATGGGGTGCTGATCGGAAGTGTTATCCGTGATATGCAATTCCTGACCAAGATGTGTAATCCGAATTTATTACCAGTCGCATCCGGAATTAATGGTACTAACATTTTTGCAACAGTCGGCTGTCCTGGAAATACGCTTTCGTTTACCGTGAATTCTACCGACCCGAATCCTGCAGATACAATACTTATGTACTGGAACGATGTGATTCCCGGAGCTACATTTACTACTAATGGCGCCTTGAACCCAACCGGAACATTTACATGGACTCCAACACAAGCGGATGCTCGTTCACAGCCTTATTCCTTTATCGTAATTGTTCGTGACAACGCCTGTCCGACAAATGGGTCGCAAACATTTTCCTATTCTATCATGGTTCCTGTCATTGATGTGAATGTGAGCTCGCCCGGTTATAATGGTTACAATTTGCATTGTAACGGTGGTAGTGATGGTGCAATTACGGCTGTTGCTACGGGTGGTACATTGCCATACACCTATGCCTGGAATCCTACAGGACAAACAACACAAACTGCAACCGGACTGGGAGTTGGTACATATACTGTGACAGTTTCCGACGCAAGTGGTTGTACCAAAACTAATTCTACCACACTAACTGCTCCACCCACAATTGTCACTTCAACAGTTGCCTCTTCAACGGATGTGAGTTGTTTCGGTGGTGCTGATGGAACTGCAACCGCTTCCGGTTCGGGGGGATTGACACCTTATTCTTATTCATGGTCTCCGGGTGGACAAACAACTCTGACAGCAACCGGATTGAATGCGAATACATATATAGTAACCATCACTGACAGGAATAGTTGCACGAGTTCGGATACCATTCAGATTACAGAACCAACAGTTCTGAATGCTTCCATTTCAGGTTTTACAAATGTTACTTGTAATGGCAATGCCAATGGTACCATTTCTACCAGTGTGAGCGGGGGTACATCTCCGTACACACATTCCTGGTCGAATGGAGCAACCACCGCCAATATCACTGCTCTGGCTCCCGGAACGTATACCGACACAGTTCGTGATTCAAAAGGCTGTCAGCAACTGATCAGTCAGGTTATCACACAGCCAGGTGCAGCTGTTGGTATTCCTGCATCATCCGTTTCAACTACCAATGTTCTTTGTAATGGTGGCTTCAGTGGAACGGCAAATATTGTTCCATCAGGTGGAACGGCTCCTTATACTATTTCATGGTCAAATGGTGATGCCGGTTTGAGCGCGGACAGTTTATTCGCGGGAACATATACAGTGACCGTTGTTGACGCCAACTTATGTACTTTCGATACGACAGTAAATATTACAGAACCTCAGGTCTTATCGTCTTCCTTTATAAATTTCTCGACTACTCCCGGTGGAACGAATATCGCTTGTAACGGTGACGCGACCGGAACTGTGAAAGTAACGGTGCTCGGAGGGACATCGCCATACAGTTATTCCTGGTCAAATGGTTCAACAGTTGATTCCATAGCATTAGTTACTGCGGGTACATATATTGTAACGGTTACAGATAATAATGGATGTACACTTTCGGATACAACTACATTGACAGAACCCACGTTGTTACAAGATTCCCTGATCGTTCATGATGTAATTTGTAAGGGAGAAGCGTCCGGTTGGATCAAAACTGTCGCTTATGGTGGTTCATCACCATATAGTTATTCCTGGAACCCGCTTTCACAAACTACAGATAGCATTGGTGGATTGTTTGCCGGTTTTTATGATGTCACCATCACCGATGTGAATGGTTGTTCTATTCTGGATACTGTAACAGTAACAGAACCGGATACACTTGTTCCGCTCATTACTGCCATCCAGTTTTTCGGGGATGTGAATGTGAGATGTTTTGGTGATTCATCCGGAACTGTGTGGGCACAGGTAACCGGGGGAACTTCACCTTACACTTATTTGTGGTCAACAAGTTCGGCTAATGATTCAGTATTCAATCAGCCAGCGGGCGATCTTGAATTGCTGGTGCGTGATGTCAACGGTTGTTCTATTCTCGGCAATACAACCCTGGTACAACCAACTCCGTTCAACTATGCTCCGGTTATTCAGCAGCCAAGATGTTTTGGAGATTCATCCGGTTACGTGATTTTGAATGCTTCCGGAAGTGTCGGACCTTATACATATGCATGGTCATCAGGAGCGACAACTGATTCTTGTGGTCATTTGACATCCGGAACAGTTTACGCGATTGTTACTGACGTGAACAGTTGTACCGACAGTGTTGGATTTGTTCTTCCGAATCCTGATTCACTGACAACTCCTGCGGTCACAACTGATTTTCAGGGATACAGTGTGGCGTGTAATGGCGGAAGCAATGGATATATTGTTTTGCATGTAAGTGGGGGAGACGGGAATTACACTTATTCATGGTCCAATACCGCTACAACAGATAGTATATTCGGACTTAACGCAGGGACATATACTGTCACTATCCTTGATGGAAATGGTTGCCGCAAAGATACAAGTGTTACTTTGTCAGAACCTCCTGTCCTGGATGATACCTTACTGGCAACGTCATTCAACGGTGGTGTGAATATTTCTTGTTTTGGTTACAATGATGGTACAGCATATTCTACTGTCACCGGAGGTGTTCCGCCTTATCAATACCTATGGTCGAACGGAGATGTTGCGGATTCGGCAGTGGGCCTCACCGCGGGAACATATTACCTTACTGTAACTGACAGCAATGGTTGCCAGCATACTGATTCTATCGCCTTCACGCAGCCGATTCCTGTTAACCTCTCCGCTACTTTGTCAACTTTTAACGGTTACAATGTTCCATGTAATGGAGATTCGCTTGCTTGTGTTACCCTTGCAGTAGGAGGTGGAAATGCTCCATACACATATGTTTGGGATATTCAGGATACAGCGACTGGATCGCAATTGTGTAATCTCCCTGCCGATACAATCAACGTGAGAATCTTTGACGCGAATGGTTGTACGCTCGATACTACATTCATTCTTACTGAACCTCTTCCATTAGGTCCGAATGCTACACTTTCAGGATTTAACGGTTTCAATATTTCATGTAATGGATCCGCGGATGGATTCATCAACCTTAGCGTCAGTGGTGGTGTTACACCAATTGATTATTTGTGGTCCAATACTGAAACAACCCAGAATATCACCGGATTAGTTGCCAATACTTACAGTGTCAATATCACTGATGCAAATGGTTGCATTGATTCAGCAAGTTTCACTCTCACCGAGCCACCCGCTATCACAAATACAGTTAGTTCTACTCCGACTACATGCGGACAATCAAATGGTACTGCTACTGTAACCATGACCGGTGGACTCACTCCTTATTCATACAGCTGGAGTCCCGGCGGACAAACTACTGCTACTGCAACCGGATTGGCTCCGAATACTTATTATATCACAATTACAGACAGCGTTAATTGCACACATTTAGATAGTGTGGTTGTGAGCGCTTTACCGGTTATTGCTGCAAGTATTGCTTCGCAATCTGATAATCTTTGTTTTGGTTCCGCCATTGGTAATGCAACTCTTTCACTTTCCGGTGGAACTTCTCCTTTCACATATGTATGGTCGAATGGTGATACAGGAATTACAGCAGATAGTCTGCCGGCAGGACTTATTTCTGTTACCATAACTGATTCAAATAATTGTACGGGATCAGCATCAACGACCATTACCGAACCTGCACAAATTGTTCCAACTGTTACAGGAACTGATGCACTATGCAGTGGGGTCAATGACGGTTCTGCTTCTGTAAGTGTAGCCGGTGGAACATCTCCATTTAGTTATTCATGGTCAAATGGAGATTCGGGTTCCTTGTCTGATAGTCTCGGAGCAGGTTATGCAGTGGTTACTATTACTGACAACAATTCCTGTACTGTACTCGATTCAGTGAATATACTTCAGCCTTCATCTATTGTATCATCCATTACTACGACATCTCCTGTGAGTTGCAATAGTGGAGATAATGGATCCGCAATTGTTGCTGCTCCTTCCGGTGGAACAAGTCCTTATACATATTTGTGGTCCAATGGTGATGCAACACCTACAGCAGATAGTCTTACTGCCGGTCCGGTTACCGTAGTAATTACAGATGCAAATGGATGTACGTTGTCCTTAAATGGATCGATCACTCAGCCGGTAGCTATAGCGATCAATGCGACTTCCACAAATGTCACTTGTTATGGTGATGCGGATGGTGCCGCTAATGCAGCAGTTTCCGGAGGAACAAGTCCATACAGTTATGCATGGTCTCCAAGCGGTGGAACAGCGGTTTCGGCTTCAGGTCTGGCACCGGGAACCTATACTGTTACAGTAACTGATGGAAACAATTGTACCAGCACTTCTTCTGTAGTCATCACACAGCCGAACCAGATTCTTGCACAAGCTGGATCAGATCAAGCCGGTTGTGATCCTGTGTTTGCTCTCGATGCGCAGTTGAGTGGCAGCGTGACAGGAACATGGAGTCATCTTACAGGAAATGCGACTTTCAGTAGTATTTCTTCTCCAAACGCAACTGTCACCAATCTTTCTGATGGTGCCAATATTCTCCTTTGGACGATTACCGATGGAACATGTTATGGATACGATACTGTACAAATTACAATCAGCCCTGCTGCTGACTGTGATCTGGATCTTCCTTCCGCATTTTCTCCAAATGGTGATCAGTTCTCTGAGTATTATGAAATCCACGGAATAAACAAATATCCTGAAAATACATTCATCGTCTTCAACCGTTGGGGCAATGAAGTTTACAGAAAAGAAAATTATAAAAACAACGACTGGAACGGTCAGAATAAGGATGGCGATCCATTACCGGAAGGAACTTATTTTGTTGTGCTTTCTATCAAGAATTCTGATATCCGTAAAAACACTTACGTGGATCTGAGAAGATAA
- a CDS encoding type IX secretion system membrane protein PorP/SprF, which translates to MKRILTLLMLLTGLSSYAQQDILVSQYMFNHLLLNPAYAGSKDYMMASLLYRKQWVDFKGAPETQVASVHGPLGLTHFGWGVLLSHDKIAVTDRTDAYLNAAYHLPVGKKMKLSVGLRAGGGYYSYKNSDLKYWDTGDPAFAGDQVSKFLPNVGAGAYLYTDKFYAGLSVPTIISYDPSKSLSVDVASGEVVPHQVRHYFGTVGVVLPVHPDVVLKPSVLVKYVQNAPVEADFNLNVLLANTIWIGGSYRTGDSFVALLELQLSRKLRLGYSYDFTFTDIKDYSSGSHEIMLGYDFGYDIMKIKTPRYF; encoded by the coding sequence ATGAAAAGAATCTTGACGTTGTTGATGCTGCTGACGGGACTGAGCAGTTATGCTCAGCAGGACATCCTGGTAAGTCAGTACATGTTTAATCATTTGCTGCTGAACCCGGCGTATGCGGGGAGCAAGGATTACATGATGGCGAGTTTGTTGTACCGCAAACAGTGGGTCGACTTCAAAGGAGCCCCGGAGACACAGGTTGCCTCGGTGCATGGTCCATTGGGTCTGACGCATTTTGGCTGGGGCGTTTTGCTGAGCCACGACAAGATCGCGGTGACGGATCGTACGGATGCATATCTGAACGCGGCGTATCATCTGCCTGTCGGCAAGAAGATGAAACTGTCGGTAGGTCTTCGCGCTGGCGGTGGTTACTACAGTTATAAGAACAGTGATTTAAAATACTGGGACACGGGAGATCCTGCTTTCGCGGGCGATCAGGTGTCGAAGTTCCTGCCCAATGTAGGAGCGGGAGCGTATTTGTATACGGATAAATTTTACGCCGGACTGTCGGTACCGACGATCATCAGTTACGATCCGAGCAAAAGCCTGAGTGTGGATGTAGCCAGCGGAGAAGTAGTCCCTCACCAGGTGCGTCACTATTTTGGAACAGTAGGTGTTGTGCTTCCGGTGCATCCGGATGTGGTGCTCAAACCAAGTGTGCTGGTAAAATATGTACAGAACGCACCGGTAGAAGCGGACTTCAATTTGAATGTACTATTGGCCAATACGATCTGGATCGGCGGAAGCTACCGTACGGGCGACAGCTTTGTGGCGCTGCTGGAATTGCAGCTGAGCCGTAAACTACGTTTGGGCTATAGCTATGACTTCACGTTTACGGATATAAAAGATTACAGCTCGGGCTCTCATGAGATTATGCTGGGCTATGATTTTGGATACGATATTATGAAGATCAAGACACCGAGATATTTTTAA
- a CDS encoding OmpA family protein, protein MIRNFSRIVASLAVVLMLGSCASYHMRQGNRMYSDLAYSSAIEEYQKALGKKNFPEGQIKLAECYRLTNNLGKAEEAYGKVMQLKEVQPVHRLRYAQLLMRSGKYEQAKNYFDQYLGSQPTDEGARKLRNSCDSITRWQTDSARYTLEKSGVNTGQSNFSPVWYKDGIVFVSDRTPGKGSTKTYEWTGRPFLDLYYSKSDGKGGYGSPELMRGELNGIYHEGPASFSSKGDTVYFTRNTYVKKKVKKSDDDVVILKICQGIKKDSTFREITDFAYNSIDYSTGHPSLSKDGNTLYFVSDMPGGQGGTDVYQCKKVNGQWSKPENLGSTINSPYNELFPMIWQDSVLYFSSEGHYGMGGLDVFSSTREGGSWSRPQNMGYPLNTSYDDFGIALNDSGTAGLVSSNRNTQNTTQDNIYSFAVNDLRFSLEGIAVEKSTQEPLPGVVVELTNKKSGKKESVTTGPDGKFFFKLNPETDYVVVGSRDSYFTNTEPVSTVGKKRSENMFVKLKLEMEQIVVNKPIVLENIYYDLDKYNIRPDAAEGLDKLVGIMKDNPEISIELSSHTDSRAEDKYNMTLSQKRAESAVSYLVSHGIAAERMMAKGYGESRLVNGCSNGVECTEEQHQANRRTEFKVTRMNLK, encoded by the coding sequence ATGATAAGAAACTTTTCCAGGATAGTAGCGAGCCTTGCAGTAGTACTGATGCTGGGCAGCTGCGCAAGTTACCACATGCGTCAGGGTAACCGTATGTATTCGGATCTGGCCTATAGCAGTGCGATTGAAGAATACCAAAAGGCCCTGGGGAAGAAAAATTTTCCGGAAGGACAGATTAAACTGGCCGAATGCTATCGGTTGACCAACAATCTTGGTAAAGCGGAAGAGGCGTATGGCAAAGTGATGCAGCTCAAAGAAGTGCAGCCGGTTCACCGTTTGCGTTATGCGCAGCTGCTGATGCGGAGCGGCAAATACGAACAGGCGAAAAATTATTTTGATCAGTACCTTGGCAGCCAGCCGACGGATGAAGGAGCACGCAAACTGCGCAACAGCTGCGACAGTATTACACGGTGGCAGACCGACAGCGCCCGCTACACACTTGAAAAGAGCGGAGTCAATACGGGTCAGAGTAACTTCAGTCCGGTGTGGTATAAAGACGGAATCGTTTTTGTGAGCGACCGCACACCGGGCAAAGGCAGTACGAAAACGTACGAGTGGACAGGCCGTCCGTTTTTGGATTTGTATTATTCCAAAAGCGATGGCAAAGGAGGCTATGGCAGTCCGGAACTGATGCGAGGAGAACTCAATGGAATCTACCACGAAGGTCCTGCAAGCTTCAGCAGCAAAGGCGATACGGTATACTTCACACGGAATACGTATGTAAAGAAGAAAGTAAAGAAATCGGATGATGATGTGGTGATCTTAAAGATCTGTCAGGGCATCAAGAAAGACAGCACCTTCAGAGAGATCACGGACTTTGCCTACAACAGCATTGATTACAGTACGGGTCACCCGAGCTTAAGCAAAGATGGCAACACGCTTTATTTTGTGAGCGACATGCCGGGCGGTCAGGGCGGCACGGATGTTTACCAGTGCAAGAAAGTGAACGGACAGTGGAGCAAACCGGAAAACCTGGGCTCTACGATCAACAGTCCGTACAACGAACTGTTCCCGATGATCTGGCAGGATTCGGTATTGTACTTCAGTTCGGAAGGCCATTACGGCATGGGCGGACTGGATGTGTTCAGCAGTACCAGAGAAGGTGGCAGCTGGAGCCGTCCACAGAACATGGGCTATCCGCTGAACACGAGCTACGATGATTTTGGCATCGCGCTGAACGACAGCGGAACGGCAGGACTGGTATCGAGTAACCGGAATACCCAGAATACGACCCAGGATAATATCTACTCCTTCGCGGTGAATGATCTTCGCTTCAGTCTGGAAGGAATCGCCGTTGAGAAATCGACACAGGAACCACTGCCGGGAGTAGTTGTGGAACTGACCAACAAGAAGAGTGGCAAAAAGGAGAGCGTAACCACGGGACCGGACGGAAAGTTTTTCTTCAAACTGAACCCGGAAACGGATTATGTGGTGGTGGGAAGCAGAGACAGCTACTTTACCAATACGGAACCGGTCAGCACGGTAGGGAAGAAGCGTAGCGAGAATATGTTTGTGAAGCTGAAGCTGGAGATGGAACAGATCGTGGTAAACAAACCGATCGTGCTGGAGAACATCTATTACGATCTTGACAAATACAACATTCGTCCGGATGCGGCTGAAGGGTTGGATAAGCTGGTAGGCATCATGAAAGACAATCCGGAGATCTCGATCGAGCTGAGTTCGCATACAGACTCCAGAGCGGAAGACAAATACAACATGACTTTGTCACAGAAGCGTGCTGAATCAGCGGTGAGTTACCTGGTGAGTCATGGCATCGCCGCAGAGCGTATGATGGCCAAAGGTTATGGAGAATCCCGACTGGTGAATGGCTGCAGCAACGGAGTGGAATGTACCGAAGAGCAACATCAGGCCAACCGCAGAACAGAGTTCAAGGTGACCAGGATGAATTTGAAATAA